A genomic window from Pseudomonas argentinensis includes:
- the hflK gene encoding FtsH protease activity modulator HflK, protein MAWNEPGGNSNNQDPWGGGGRRGNGGGGGGDRKGPPDLDEAFRKLQDNLNGLFGGKKRGSDGSGSNSGRGGGFGLLFVALAVVGAFWLYNAIYVVDEQEQAVVLRFGKYHETVGPGLNIYFPPIDRKFQENVTRERAYSKQGQMLTEDENIIEVPLTVQYKISNLQDFVLNVDMPETSLQHATDSAVRHVVGSTEMDQVLTEGREQMAGDVRERLQRFLDTYRTGITVTQVNLQSAAAPREVQEAFDDVIRAREDEQREKNQAETYANGVVPEARGQAQRLIEDASGYRDEVISRAQGEADRFTALVAEYRKAPEVTRERLYLDTMQQMMSNTSKVLVTGDKGQNNLLYLPLDKMIDSRGGSSNASSSAAGAGAADLGARVGNNVGQADVRTRESR, encoded by the coding sequence ATGGCTTGGAATGAGCCGGGTGGCAACTCGAATAATCAGGATCCCTGGGGTGGCGGCGGCCGTCGTGGTAACGGCGGCGGTGGTGGCGGCGACCGCAAGGGACCACCGGATCTTGACGAAGCCTTCCGCAAGCTGCAGGACAACCTCAATGGGTTATTCGGTGGCAAGAAACGCGGCAGTGATGGTAGCGGCTCCAATAGCGGCAGGGGCGGCGGTTTCGGCCTGCTGTTCGTTGCGCTGGCCGTGGTCGGCGCCTTTTGGCTGTACAACGCCATCTACGTGGTGGACGAGCAGGAGCAGGCCGTCGTGCTGCGTTTCGGCAAGTACCACGAGACGGTCGGGCCGGGCCTGAACATCTACTTCCCGCCGATCGATCGCAAGTTTCAGGAAAACGTCACCCGCGAGCGTGCCTACAGCAAGCAGGGGCAGATGTTGACCGAAGACGAGAACATCATCGAAGTACCCCTGACGGTTCAGTACAAGATCAGCAACCTGCAGGATTTCGTGCTCAACGTCGACATGCCTGAAACCAGCCTGCAGCACGCCACCGACAGCGCCGTGCGCCACGTGGTGGGCTCCACCGAGATGGACCAGGTGCTGACCGAGGGCCGTGAGCAGATGGCTGGCGATGTGCGTGAGCGTCTGCAGCGCTTCCTCGACACCTACCGCACCGGTATCACCGTGACCCAGGTGAACCTGCAGAGCGCGGCGGCGCCGCGTGAAGTGCAGGAAGCCTTCGATGACGTGATCCGCGCCCGTGAAGACGAGCAGCGTGAGAAGAACCAGGCGGAAACCTATGCCAACGGCGTGGTGCCGGAAGCCCGTGGTCAGGCCCAGCGGCTGATCGAGGATGCCAGCGGTTACCGTGACGAAGTGATCTCCCGCGCCCAGGGTGAGGCGGATCGTTTCACCGCGCTGGTGGCCGAGTACCGCAAGGCGCCGGAAGTCACTCGTGAGCGTCTGTACCTGGACACCATGCAGCAGATGATGAGCAACACCAGCAAGGTGCTGGTCACCGGCGACAAGGGGCAGAACAACCTGCTCTATCTGCCGCTGGACAAAATGATCGACAGCCGTGGCGGCAGCAGCAATGCGTCGTCCAGCGCGGCCGGCGCCGGCGCTGCCGATCTCGGCGCACGCGTTGGTAACAACGTCGGGCAGGCAGACGTGCGTACAAGGGAGAGCCGTTGA
- the hflC gene encoding protease modulator HflC, with the protein MSNKSLVTLIAGVVLALVAWSSFYIVAQTERAVLLQFGRIVEADVQPGLHMKIPYVNQVRKFDARLLTLDTVNSRFLTLEKKALMVDAYAKWRVLDAERYYTATSGVKQIADERLSRRLEASLRDQFGKRTLHESVSGERDALMADVTASLNRAAQRELGIEVVDVRVKAIDLPKEVNRSVFDRMSSEREREAREHRAKGKELAEGIRADADRQQRVILAEAYRQAEELRGEGDAQAAAIYSKAYGQDQEFYSFYRSLNAYRESFSDKRDVLVLDPSSDFFRYLEKSKP; encoded by the coding sequence ATGAGCAATAAATCACTGGTGACCCTGATCGCGGGCGTGGTGCTGGCCCTGGTGGCCTGGAGCAGCTTCTACATCGTGGCGCAGACCGAGCGGGCGGTATTGCTGCAGTTCGGGCGGATCGTCGAGGCGGACGTGCAGCCGGGTCTGCACATGAAGATTCCTTACGTCAACCAGGTGCGCAAGTTCGATGCCCGCCTGCTGACCCTGGATACCGTCAACTCGCGCTTCCTGACCCTCGAGAAGAAGGCGCTGATGGTCGATGCCTACGCCAAGTGGCGCGTGCTGGATGCCGAGCGTTACTACACCGCGACCTCGGGCGTGAAGCAGATCGCCGATGAGCGTCTGTCCCGTCGTCTCGAAGCATCGCTGCGTGACCAGTTCGGTAAGCGCACCCTGCACGAGTCGGTGTCCGGCGAGCGTGATGCGCTGATGGCTGACGTGACCGCCTCGCTGAACCGTGCGGCGCAGCGTGAGCTGGGTATCGAGGTGGTGGACGTTCGCGTCAAGGCCATCGACCTGCCCAAGGAAGTCAACCGCAGCGTGTTCGATCGGATGAGCTCCGAGCGTGAGCGCGAGGCCCGCGAGCACCGCGCGAAAGGCAAGGAGCTGGCGGAGGGGATTCGTGCGGATGCCGATCGTCAGCAGCGCGTGATTCTCGCCGAGGCTTATCGCCAGGCCGAGGAGCTGCGTGGTGAGGGTGATGCCCAGGCCGCTGCCATCTACTCCAAGGCCTATGGTCAGGATCAGGAGTTCTACTCCTTCTATCGCAGCCTGAACGCCTATCGCGAGAGCTTCTCCGACAAGCGTGACGTGCTGGTGCTGGATCCGAGCAGCGATTTCTTCCGCTACCTGGAGAAATCCAAGCCATAA
- a CDS encoding ATP phosphoribosyltransferase regulatory subunit — protein sequence MATVDRWLLPDGIEEVLPPEAARIEIARRQVLDLFQRWGYEFVVTPHIEYLESLLTGAGQDLDLRTFKVTDPLSGRQMGFRADITPQVARIDAHTLRREGPSRLCYAGSVLHAQPRALTTSRSPIQLGAELYGDASPASDVEVISLLVDTLELAEVPDVHMDLGHVGIYRGLVRAAELSGEAEQQLFDALQRKAMDEVDALTEALPDSLRRMLRALAELCGSRDVLDLAQACLVEAPDDVHAALDELVAIADALERRYPELPLYFDLGELRGYHYHTGVVFAAFVPSVGQAIAQGGRYDDIGADFGRARPATGFSTDLKTLVTLGHMPLGEEPAGIWAPDSHDVYLWQAVRRLRAEGERVVQALPGQQLGEAAQARCDRQLVLRDGRWQVLALD from the coding sequence ATGGCAACGGTAGACCGCTGGCTGCTGCCAGATGGGATCGAAGAAGTATTGCCCCCGGAAGCGGCGCGCATCGAAATCGCGCGTCGCCAGGTGCTGGATCTGTTCCAGCGCTGGGGTTACGAATTCGTGGTTACGCCCCACATCGAGTACCTGGAGTCGCTGCTCACCGGCGCGGGCCAGGACCTGGATCTGCGTACCTTCAAGGTGACCGATCCGCTGTCCGGCCGGCAGATGGGCTTTCGTGCCGACATCACCCCGCAGGTCGCGCGCATCGATGCGCATACCCTGCGCCGTGAGGGCCCGAGCCGCTTGTGCTACGCCGGCAGCGTGCTGCATGCGCAGCCGCGGGCGCTGACCACCTCGCGCAGTCCGATTCAGCTGGGCGCCGAGCTGTATGGCGATGCCAGCCCGGCCAGCGATGTCGAGGTGATCAGCCTGCTGGTCGACACCCTGGAGCTGGCCGAGGTGCCGGACGTGCACATGGACCTGGGCCACGTCGGTATCTACCGCGGCCTGGTGCGTGCCGCCGAACTCTCCGGTGAGGCCGAGCAGCAGCTGTTCGATGCCCTGCAGCGCAAGGCCATGGACGAAGTCGATGCGCTGACCGAGGCGCTGCCCGACTCGCTGCGGCGCATGCTGCGGGCCCTGGCCGAGCTGTGCGGGAGTCGCGATGTGCTGGATCTGGCCCAGGCCTGCCTGGTCGAGGCGCCGGACGACGTGCACGCCGCCCTGGATGAGCTGGTGGCCATCGCCGATGCGCTGGAGCGGCGTTACCCGGAGCTGCCGCTGTATTTCGACCTGGGCGAACTGCGTGGTTACCACTACCACACCGGCGTGGTGTTCGCCGCGTTCGTACCGTCCGTGGGGCAGGCCATCGCCCAGGGCGGGCGCTATGACGACATCGGCGCCGACTTCGGCCGTGCCCGGCCGGCTACCGGCTTCTCCACCGACCTGAAGACGCTGGTGACGCTTGGCCACATGCCCCTTGGCGAAGAGCCGGCGGGTATCTGGGCACCGGACAGCCATGACGTCTACCTGTGGCAGGCGGTTCGCCGCTTGCGTGCCGAAGGCGAGCGTGTGGTACAGGCGCTGCCGGGCCAGCAGCTGGGTGAAGCGGCGCAGGCGCGCTGCGATCGCCAGCTGGTATTGCGTGACGGTCGCTGGCAGGTACTGGCGCTGGACTGA
- a CDS encoding adenylosuccinate synthase yields MGKNVVVLGTQWGDEGKGKIVDLLTEHAAAVVRYQGGHNAGHTLVIDGEKTVLHLIPSGVLREGVQCLIGNGVVVAPDALLREITKLEEKGVPVRERLRISPSCPLILSYHVALDQAREKARGELKIGTTGRGIGPAYEDKVARRGLRIGDLFHRERFAAKLGELLDYHNFQLVNYYKEPAIDFQETLDQCMDYAEQLKPMMLDVTAELHNLRRSGKDIMFEGAQGSLLDIDHGTYPYVTSSNTTAGGIATGSGVGPMYLDYILGITKAYTTRVGSGPFPTELFDDIGAFLAKRGHEFGATTGRARRCGWFDAVILRRAIDVNSISGLCLTKLDVLDGLETIRICVGYKNENGAVIDAPTDADSYIGLEPVYEEMPGWSESTLGAKTLDELPANARAYISRLEELVGAPIDIISTGPDRNETIVLRHPFA; encoded by the coding sequence ATGGGTAAGAATGTCGTCGTCCTGGGCACCCAGTGGGGTGATGAGGGCAAGGGCAAGATCGTCGATCTGCTGACCGAACATGCCGCCGCCGTTGTGCGCTACCAGGGCGGCCATAACGCCGGTCACACCCTGGTGATCGATGGCGAGAAGACCGTGCTGCACCTGATTCCGTCGGGCGTGCTGCGCGAAGGCGTGCAGTGCCTGATCGGCAACGGCGTGGTGGTCGCCCCCGACGCCCTGCTGCGCGAGATCACCAAGCTGGAAGAGAAGGGCGTACCGGTGCGCGAACGTCTGCGCATCAGCCCGTCCTGCCCGCTGATCCTGTCCTATCACGTGGCGCTCGATCAGGCGCGCGAGAAGGCCCGTGGCGAGCTGAAGATCGGCACCACCGGTCGCGGCATCGGCCCGGCTTACGAGGACAAGGTCGCCCGTCGCGGCCTGCGCATCGGTGACCTGTTCCACCGCGAGCGTTTCGCCGCCAAGCTCGGCGAGCTGCTGGACTACCACAACTTCCAGCTGGTGAATTACTACAAGGAGCCGGCCATCGACTTCCAGGAAACCCTGGATCAGTGCATGGACTACGCCGAGCAGCTCAAGCCGATGATGCTCGACGTCACCGCCGAACTGCACAACCTGCGTCGCTCCGGCAAGGACATCATGTTCGAAGGCGCCCAGGGCTCGCTGCTGGACATCGACCACGGCACCTACCCGTACGTCACCAGCTCCAACACCACCGCCGGCGGTATCGCCACCGGTTCCGGTGTCGGCCCGATGTACCTCGACTACATCCTCGGTATCACCAAGGCCTACACCACGCGCGTCGGTTCCGGCCCGTTCCCGACCGAGCTGTTCGATGACATTGGCGCCTTCCTGGCCAAACGTGGCCACGAGTTCGGTGCCACCACCGGCCGTGCCCGTCGCTGCGGCTGGTTCGATGCGGTGATCCTGCGTCGCGCCATCGACGTCAACAGTATCTCGGGCCTGTGCCTGACCAAGCTGGACGTGCTCGACGGCCTGGAAACCATCCGCATCTGCGTGGGTTACAAGAACGAGAACGGCGCCGTCATCGATGCGCCGACCGATGCCGACAGCTACATCGGCCTGGAGCCGGTGTACGAAGAGATGCCGGGTTGGAGCGAGTCGACCCTGGGCGCCAAGACCCTGGACGAACTGCCGGCCAACGCCCGTGCCTACATCTCGCGCCTGGAAGAGCTGGTCGGCGCGCCGATCGACATCATCTCCACCGGCCCGGATCGCAACGAGACCATCGTGCTGCGCCACCCGTTCGCCTGA
- a CDS encoding methyl-accepting chemotaxis protein: protein MADEAQAESRAMQEALQRVEAIRQSTQENAAIANRVGSSIEELVQRVDAGSAVIERLAKQSEQIEVVLTVIRSIAEQTNLLALNAAIEAARAGESGRGFAVVADEVRALASKTQQSTGDIQSHIVALQQGAREAVEAVGQAGQQADQGLAALRESARIQQAVQRSVEDVHGAINTATQAAAHQAEGADAVRGRVEVIHAEAQRAAEAVAATANSGRVLDGLAAQLKGSLGQFKV from the coding sequence ATGGCCGACGAGGCCCAGGCCGAGAGTCGCGCCATGCAGGAGGCCCTGCAGCGGGTCGAAGCCATTCGCCAGTCGACCCAGGAAAATGCCGCGATCGCCAATCGGGTCGGCAGCTCCATCGAAGAACTGGTACAGCGGGTCGATGCCGGGTCGGCGGTCATCGAGCGGCTGGCCAAGCAGAGCGAACAGATCGAGGTGGTGCTCACGGTGATCCGCTCGATTGCCGAGCAGACCAACCTGCTGGCCCTCAATGCGGCCATCGAGGCGGCGCGGGCCGGCGAGAGCGGCCGCGGTTTTGCCGTGGTGGCGGACGAAGTGCGGGCGCTGGCCAGCAAGACCCAGCAATCCACCGGTGATATCCAGTCGCATATCGTCGCCCTGCAGCAGGGCGCGCGCGAAGCGGTCGAAGCGGTCGGCCAGGCCGGGCAGCAGGCCGATCAGGGCCTGGCGGCGCTGCGCGAAAGTGCACGAATCCAGCAAGCGGTGCAGCGTTCCGTGGAGGACGTACACGGCGCCATCAATACGGCGACTCAGGCGGCGGCGCACCAGGCCGAAGGTGCCGATGCGGTGCGTGGGCGGGTCGAGGTGATTCATGCCGAGGCCCAGCGCGCGGCCGAGGCGGTGGCGGCGACAGCCAATAGCGGTCGGGTGCTCGATGGCCTGGCGGCTCAGCTCAAGGGCAGCCTGGGGCAGTTCAAGGTCTGA
- the rnr gene encoding ribonuclease R, which translates to MADWQSLDPEAAREAEKYDNPIPSRELILQQLADRGSPASREELLDEFGLTTDEQIEALRRRLRAMERDGQLIYTRRGTYAPVDKLDLILGRISGHRDGFGFLVPDDGSDDLFLSPAQMRLVFDGDRALARVSGLDRRGRREGAIVEVISRGHQTIVGRYYEESGIGFVIPDNPKIQQEVLVTAGRNGGAKQGQFVEVAITHWPTPRFQPQGDVTEVVGNYMAPGMEIDVALRSYDIPHVWPEAVLKEARKLKPEVEDKDKENRVDMRHIPFVTIDGEDARDFDDAVYCEKNGSNWRLFSGGWKLYVAIADVSHYVKVGSALDAEAQVRGNSVYFPERVIPMLPEELSNGLCSLNPKVDRLAMVCEISISKTGKMADYKFYEAVIHSHARLTYNKVSAMLEQPKSSEGKALRSEYKDVLPHLKQLYALYQVLLAARHERGAIDFETQETRIIFGSGRKIAEIRPTQRNDAHKLIEECMLAANVATAAFMQKHGIPALYRVHDGPPPERLEKLKAFLGELGLSLHRGKSKDGPSPKDYQALLESIRGRDDYHLIQTVMLRSLSQAVYSADNQGHFGLNYDAYAHFTSPIRRYPDLLIHRAIRSVIRSKQDTPHVERAGAVSMPKARIYPYDEPMLEQLGEQCSMSERRADEATRDVVNWLKCEFMKDRVGETFPGVITAVTGFGLFVELKDIYVEGLVHVTALPGDYYHFDPVHHRLAGERSGRSFRLGDSVSVKVMRVDLDERKIDFEMAEGAEQAPAARGKRRESGSDSRGGRGSRGGSTGNTDVQKSRDVKKALLADSRSSGKGASKVADKGGKPSRHRKGPSKSKAKS; encoded by the coding sequence ATGGCCGATTGGCAATCCCTCGATCCCGAGGCCGCCCGAGAAGCGGAAAAGTATGACAACCCCATTCCCAGTCGTGAGCTGATTCTTCAGCAGCTGGCTGATCGCGGCTCGCCCGCCAGTCGTGAGGAGCTGCTCGACGAATTCGGGCTGACCACCGACGAACAGATCGAGGCGCTGCGTCGCCGGCTGCGCGCCATGGAGCGCGATGGTCAGCTGATCTATACCCGCCGCGGTACCTATGCGCCCGTGGACAAGCTGGATCTGATCCTCGGGCGCATCAGCGGCCACCGCGACGGCTTTGGCTTCCTGGTGCCCGATGACGGTAGCGACGACCTGTTCCTCAGCCCGGCGCAGATGCGCCTGGTATTCGATGGCGACCGCGCATTGGCGCGGGTTTCCGGCCTCGATCGGCGCGGCCGCCGCGAAGGCGCCATCGTCGAAGTGATCTCCCGTGGCCACCAGACCATCGTCGGCCGTTACTACGAAGAGAGCGGCATCGGCTTCGTGATTCCCGACAACCCGAAGATCCAGCAGGAAGTGCTGGTCACCGCTGGCCGCAATGGCGGCGCCAAGCAGGGCCAGTTCGTCGAGGTGGCGATCACCCATTGGCCGACGCCGCGCTTCCAGCCCCAGGGCGACGTCACCGAAGTGGTCGGCAACTACATGGCGCCGGGCATGGAAATCGACGTGGCGCTGCGCAGCTACGACATCCCCCACGTCTGGCCCGAGGCGGTGCTCAAGGAAGCCCGCAAGCTCAAGCCCGAGGTCGAGGACAAGGACAAGGAAAACCGCGTCGACATGCGCCATATCCCCTTCGTCACCATCGACGGTGAGGATGCCCGGGACTTCGACGACGCGGTGTATTGCGAGAAGAACGGCAGCAACTGGCGGCTGTTCTCCGGCGGCTGGAAGCTCTACGTGGCCATCGCCGACGTTTCCCACTACGTGAAGGTCGGCTCGGCGCTGGATGCCGAGGCCCAGGTGCGAGGCAACTCGGTGTATTTCCCGGAGCGGGTCATTCCCATGCTGCCGGAAGAGCTGTCCAACGGCCTGTGCTCGCTGAACCCCAAGGTCGACCGCCTGGCGATGGTCTGCGAGATCTCGATCTCCAAGACCGGCAAGATGGCCGACTACAAGTTCTACGAGGCGGTGATCCACTCCCATGCACGCCTGACCTACAACAAGGTCAGCGCCATGCTCGAGCAGCCCAAGAGCAGCGAAGGCAAGGCCCTGCGCAGTGAGTACAAGGACGTACTGCCGCACCTCAAGCAGCTGTATGCGCTCTATCAGGTATTGCTCGCTGCGCGCCACGAGCGCGGCGCGATCGACTTCGAAACCCAGGAAACCCGCATCATTTTCGGTTCTGGCCGCAAGATCGCGGAAATCCGCCCGACCCAGCGCAACGATGCCCACAAGCTGATCGAGGAATGCATGCTGGCGGCCAACGTGGCCACCGCCGCGTTCATGCAGAAGCACGGCATCCCGGCGCTGTACCGCGTGCACGATGGCCCGCCGCCGGAGCGCCTGGAAAAGCTCAAGGCTTTCCTCGGCGAGCTGGGCTTGTCCCTGCACCGTGGCAAGTCCAAGGATGGCCCGTCGCCCAAGGACTATCAGGCGCTGCTGGAAAGCATCCGCGGGCGTGACGATTACCACCTGATCCAGACCGTGATGCTGCGCTCGCTCAGCCAGGCGGTGTACAGCGCCGACAATCAGGGGCACTTCGGCCTCAACTACGATGCCTACGCGCACTTCACCTCGCCGATTCGCCGCTACCCGGACCTGCTGATCCACCGCGCCATCCGCAGTGTGATCCGCTCCAAGCAGGACACCCCGCACGTCGAGCGTGCCGGCGCCGTCAGCATGCCCAAGGCGCGTATCTACCCGTACGACGAGCCGATGCTCGAGCAGCTCGGCGAGCAGTGCTCGATGTCCGAGCGCCGTGCCGATGAAGCCACTCGTGATGTGGTCAATTGGCTCAAGTGCGAGTTCATGAAGGACCGCGTCGGCGAAACCTTCCCGGGGGTGATCACGGCGGTAACCGGCTTTGGTCTGTTCGTCGAGCTCAAGGACATCTACGTCGAAGGCCTGGTGCACGTCACCGCGCTGCCGGGCGACTACTACCACTTCGATCCTGTGCATCATCGCCTGGCCGGTGAGCGCAGTGGCCGCAGCTTCCGCCTCGGCGACAGCGTGTCGGTGAAGGTCATGCGTGTCGATCTGGACGAGCGCAAGATCGATTTCGAAATGGCGGAAGGTGCAGAGCAGGCGCCGGCGGCCCGCGGCAAGCGCCGTGAGTCCGGCAGCGACAGCCGCGGCGGCCGTGGTTCGCGTGGTGGCTCGACGGGCAATACCGACGTGCAGAAAAGCCGTGACGTGAAAAAGGCCCTGCTCGCCGACTCCAGGTCTTCTGGCAAAGGTGCCAGCAAGGTGGCGGACAAGGGCGGCAAGCCGAGCCGTCACCGCAAGGGCCCCTCGAAGAGCAAGGCCAAGTCATGA
- the rlmB gene encoding 23S rRNA (guanosine(2251)-2'-O)-methyltransferase RlmB produces MSQLEKIYGVHAVEALLRHHPKRVKQIWLADGRSDPRVQPLLELAGQARVAVGQCERREMDAWVEGVHQGVVAEVSPSQVWGEAMLEELLDRCEGPPLLLVLDGVTDPHNLGACLRTADAAGALAVIVPKDKSATLTPVVRKVACGAAEVIPLVAVTNLARSLEKLQQRGLWVVGTAGEAEQELFQQDLTGPTVLIMGAEGKGMRRLTREHCDYLVKLPMAGSVSSLNVSVATGICLFEALRQRRGNGLQAAGRK; encoded by the coding sequence ATGAGTCAGCTGGAGAAGATCTACGGCGTGCATGCCGTGGAAGCGCTGCTGCGTCATCACCCCAAGCGGGTGAAGCAGATCTGGCTGGCCGATGGCCGCAGTGACCCACGGGTGCAGCCGCTGCTCGAGCTGGCCGGCCAGGCGCGGGTCGCCGTCGGCCAGTGCGAGCGCCGCGAGATGGACGCCTGGGTCGAGGGTGTGCACCAGGGCGTGGTCGCCGAAGTCAGCCCGAGCCAGGTGTGGGGCGAGGCGATGCTCGAGGAGTTGCTCGATCGTTGCGAAGGCCCGCCGTTGCTGCTGGTGCTCGATGGCGTGACCGACCCGCACAACCTCGGCGCCTGCCTGCGCACCGCCGATGCGGCAGGCGCCCTGGCGGTGATCGTGCCCAAGGACAAGTCGGCCACGCTGACCCCGGTGGTGCGTAAGGTCGCCTGTGGGGCTGCCGAGGTGATCCCGCTGGTGGCGGTGACCAACCTGGCGCGCAGCCTGGAAAAACTCCAGCAGCGCGGCCTGTGGGTCGTCGGTACGGCGGGTGAAGCCGAGCAGGAGTTGTTCCAGCAGGACCTGACCGGCCCCACGGTGCTGATCATGGGCGCCGAAGGCAAGGGCATGCGCCGCCTGACCCGCGAGCACTGTGATTACCTGGTCAAGCTGCCCATGGCCGGCAGCGTCAGCAGCCTCAACGTGTCGGTCGCCACCGGCATCTGCCTGTTCGAGGCGCTGCGCCAGAGGCGCGGCAACGGGCTTCAGGCAGCAGGCCGCAAGTAA
- the rpsF gene encoding 30S ribosomal protein S6, with product MRHYEIIFLVHPDQSEQVGGMVERYTKLIEEDGGKIHRLEDWGRRQLAYAINNVHKAHYVMLNVECSGKALAELEDNFRYNDAVIRNLVIRRDEAVTGQSEMLKAEENRSERRERRERPENAESNDGDDSDNNDSDNADE from the coding sequence ATGCGTCATTACGAAATCATCTTTCTGGTTCACCCGGACCAGAGCGAGCAAGTCGGCGGCATGGTCGAGCGTTACACCAAGCTGATCGAAGAAGACGGCGGCAAGATCCACCGTCTGGAAGATTGGGGCCGTCGTCAACTGGCCTACGCCATCAACAACGTTCACAAGGCTCACTACGTGATGCTGAACGTTGAATGCAGCGGCAAGGCCCTGGCCGAGCTGGAAGACAACTTCCGCTACAACGATGCCGTGATCCGTAACCTGGTCATCCGTCGCGACGAAGCCGTTACCGGTCAGTCCGAGATGCTCAAGGCCGAAGAAAACCGCAGTGAGCGCCGTGAGCGTCGTGAACGTCCTGAAAACGCCGAGTCCAACGACGGCGATGACAGCGACAACAACGACAGCGACAACGCTGACGAGTAA
- the rpsR gene encoding 30S ribosomal protein S18 yields MARFFRRRKFCRFTAEGVKEIDFKDLNTLKAYISETGKIVPSRITGTKARYQRQLATAIKRARFLALLPYTDSHGR; encoded by the coding sequence ATGGCACGTTTCTTCCGTCGTCGTAAATTCTGCCGTTTCACCGCTGAAGGCGTGAAAGAGATCGATTTCAAGGATCTCAACACCCTGAAAGCCTACATCTCGGAAACCGGCAAAATCGTTCCTAGCCGTATCACCGGTACCAAGGCTCGTTATCAGCGTCAGCTGGCTACCGCTATCAAGCGCGCCCGCTTCCTGGCCCTGCTGCCCTACACCGACAGCCACGGCCGTTAA
- the rplI gene encoding 50S ribosomal protein L9, with amino-acid sequence MEVILLEKIANLGNLGDKVNVKAGYGRNFLLPQGKATAATEANVAAFEARRADLEKAAAEKKASAEARAAQLAELEVTITATAGDEGKLFGSIGTHDIADALTASGVEVAKAEVRLPNGTIRQVGEYDVAVHLHSDVEATVKVVVVAA; translated from the coding sequence ATGGAAGTCATCCTGCTGGAAAAAATCGCCAACCTGGGCAACCTGGGCGATAAAGTGAACGTTAAAGCCGGTTACGGCCGTAACTTCCTGCTGCCGCAAGGCAAAGCTACCGCTGCCACCGAAGCCAACGTCGCTGCTTTCGAAGCACGTCGCGCTGACCTGGAAAAAGCCGCTGCCGAGAAGAAGGCTTCCGCCGAAGCTCGTGCTGCTCAGCTGGCTGAGCTGGAAGTCACCATCACCGCCACCGCTGGCGATGAGGGCAAGCTGTTCGGTTCCATCGGCACCCACGACATCGCTGACGCCCTGACCGCCTCCGGCGTTGAAGTGGCCAAGGCCGAAGTGCGTCTGCCGAACGGCACCATTCGCCAGGTTGGCGAGTACGACGTGGCCGTGCACCTGCACAGCGATGTCGAAGCAACCGTCAAGGTTGTCGTGGTCGCTGCCTAA